The Macrobrachium rosenbergii isolate ZJJX-2024 chromosome 20, ASM4041242v1, whole genome shotgun sequence region AATTAGAATAAAACGTAAATTTGCAATTATTCACAAGCtataaaaggctctttatttattaataatacatttctgtggatggaaatatattatatattcatatctacaGGTACATCATAAGAGAGTAGACTACAGTGTTAGTATACATAGTTAGGAGCTTATCCTGCTTCGCTTAAAACTAGGAATACTATGACCTTGTAAGTTACAATGTTGCCATCTCTCTTTGAAGGTCTTTTGATTTTCTGAGTATTTTTGAACATTCCTATAACGTGACATATCATGGGCACTATCAGACTTAGCCAGTCGAGAAAGCGAGTTCCTTTGGCACATAGAAAGAATtgaaatttactcatttttcacATTCCTTATGCTATATCCCGCTAACAAATGTGGAGAACACATTTCTAACAGATTCGTTGCAATTACAATTTTTACGAGAAACATGATTTTGACTGTAACAAGGGGATaatgatgattaataataatcCGTCAATGGCATCCTTTCATTCAAGATGGTCGTTCCTCAGTCCTCCCTTGAAGTATGAGAATAATGCCCAGTGGTCAGTATTTATCAGCGAATATAAAGCAGGGAAAAAATCCTTGAACAGTTTTGTTCAATATACATCTTTGGGAAGTAAATTTGTTACGTTCTTAACTAGCCAAGAAAAACAGTCGATTTATTCACGTTCGTTATTGCGTAACCCTGTAGAAAAAACCTCCACCCGGCAGTGAATGAACTACTGTGGTCGGTTCTGAATCCTTTCTGCTTTGGGGCACGTGTCTGAAGGGCAGCGTCTGTGTTGCCTCATTTTCTCCGTTGAGGAACCCGCCTTCAATGGAAAATAGTTTCCCTCGAAGAACGCTTGAAGGCGCAATCCTTCCGCTTCCTTTAGCCTGCGTTCTGGACGGTGCGCCTTCAGTCGTTGGTGTCGTGACCGTTTGCTCTGTTGTGCGCAGCTCCACGGGCTTCTGTGTAGTAGTTGCCCAGATCGGTTTGGCTGTTGTTGTCTGTGACTGCGGAATTCTGGAAGAAGACTTACTAGAAGTGGTAGACCCTTTGGTGGTGGGCTTTGTTCTTCTAAGCCCGTCGGTTAGAGGAACACTTGTCACAGGTATAGTTTTGCCTGGAATGTTTACTTCTGGAATGCTctggaaagttatttttttctctggaatATCAGAACCACCGGGAATGTTAATTTTTGGAATTGTCACTTCTGGAATTTTAGTTTCTGGTATAACAACTGATGGTATATTGATATCTGGAATGTCTAAGAGGAGATCTGTATAATCAGGGAGGAAGCTGTTGGGGTCAAAGTTGTCATCTGCAGAGGAACCGGTTACGGTATCT contains the following coding sequences:
- the LOC136849185 gene encoding uncharacterized protein — its product is MGFCDKSRQSPTCNGIPVLICALLLPLVVTGFPNPSGGQAYQLTSVHNVDSKADESGGIWDIAFALMPQIESLVQNVTDQASPSSLKDAERFRDIIQLFIPFMRKTLEFQAEDEGRKIGADELEVLDAVEFALHYISQLASSDTVTGSSADDNFDPNSFLPDYTDLLLDIPDINIPSVVIPETKIPEVTIPKINIPGGSDIPEKKITFQSIPEVNIPGKTIPVTSVPLTDGLRRTKPTTKGSTTSSKSSSRIPQSQTTTAKPIWATTTQKPVELRTTEQTVTTPTTEGAPSRTQAKGSGRIAPSSVLRGKLFSIEGGFLNGENEATQTLPFRHVPQSRKDSEPTTVVHSLPGGGFFYRVTQ